A genomic window from Bacteroidales bacterium includes:
- a CDS encoding alpha/beta hydrolase produces the protein MLIKNQFFNIKNIDVHCKLYLPDKLSENQPWVILLHQGLGSISQWKSFPNKLFNAINLPIFLYERIGYAETGTILNPLPENFLQIEAYEILPELIEKAHIKKHYLVGHSDGATISLLYASKRPQQLIGITAMTPHVFVEEITKQGIQKLINDYNRGILSFFLQKYHHEKTDTLFRRWTQFWLNEPLVSWNMFYELKNIDVPLLLIQGDNDEFGSLKQLEYIEQYSLSKIEKLIINDCRHNPHLEHASIVVEAIKKAIYSTIDSH, from the coding sequence ATGCTTATTAAAAATCAATTTTTCAATATTAAAAATATTGATGTTCATTGTAAACTATATCTCCCCGATAAACTTTCAGAAAATCAACCATGGGTTATATTGCTTCATCAAGGATTAGGTAGTATTTCGCAATGGAAAAGTTTCCCCAACAAGCTGTTTAATGCAATAAACCTTCCAATTTTTCTATACGAACGCATCGGTTATGCAGAAACAGGGACTATTCTTAACCCTCTTCCAGAAAATTTCTTACAAATAGAAGCTTATGAAATACTTCCAGAACTTATAGAAAAAGCTCATATAAAAAAACATTACCTAGTTGGACACAGCGATGGTGCAACGATTTCGCTTTTATATGCTTCGAAAAGGCCTCAACAATTAATAGGTATAACAGCAATGACTCCACATGTTTTTGTTGAAGAAATAACTAAACAAGGAATACAAAAATTAATCAACGATTATAATAGAGGAATTTTATCTTTTTTTCTACAAAAGTATCATCATGAAAAAACAGATACTTTATTTCGCAGGTGGACGCAATTTTGGTTAAACGAACCGCTTGTTTCATGGAATATGTTTTATGAACTAAAAAACATTGATGTACCATTATTACTAATTCAAGGAGACAATGATGAATTTGGCAGCTTAAAACAATTAGAATATATTGAACAATATAGTTTATCTAAAATAGAAAAACTTATTATTAACGATTGTAGGCACAACCCACATTTAGAGCATGCATCTATTGTTGTAGAAGCAATAAAAAAGGCTATCTACTCTACCATAGATAGCCATTAA